A window of Rhododendron vialii isolate Sample 1 chromosome 11a, ASM3025357v1 genomic DNA:
ATCCTCCTAGGGCGGGGTGTTACAGaagcattttatttttctgtatgTGTTCATTTGCCAAAGAAATTTTGTAGGAAAACTGAAATTTAGttgtttatttttcaagaaaaataaacttgTGCTAATCTTCTTTTATCTTGATTCACTGGCTATTTCGAATAAAAGTACTTATGGGAGCTAAATATATGGTCACCATATTTTCAAGAAATTAATACATACAAATTGCTATCTTTGAATCATTATGCAACTCTAAAATTAGTCgtaaatataaaagaaaatatttatttgatttttttctgcATTTGATAGTTTCAcatcaaaattttgtgaattatttattcatttcgacgagaggaatcggaaaagtaaaattatcatcgaaactcaaaaaaaattcaataaagttAAAATAAGCTAAAAAGACAATGCgaaattgaataaagataaaagtGTAAGCCAACAGGCTTATAAAGCCAAATCAAACTATTGTTATCAATCAGAGACTATTGAAggtttaaaaatatacaattagATATTACGAAATAAAACCAACATTAAATAACGGTAATTAATTAGTAGGTAAAAAAAGACTGATAACAAGATACAAAAATACTTCTAAATTAAAACCAACATATTGATTATGTTGGCTATATATTTATtgtagaaaattagagattCGTACGAAATAAAGAAGATATAAAACTTTCTGGCGACACTATATTTCCTATCTTTTGCAGTATCTGTTTTAAGGAAAAGTAAATCCTactggaaaaattattttcttgggTTCTAACCTTTTCTGGGTAACTCTACACTTTAAAATATGTGGAGAAGTTAGCTTTCCCATCATTTCCTATCCTTTCTTAACATCCGAGCATTAAGGAAAACTCAAAAATGGAGTTGGCCAACCTTATCGTGCCCGTAGCACAGCATTTGCTGATGTGCCTCAACTATAGATCACATCTCACGGGTGTTTTCACTAACCAGCAAGTTGTGTaccataattttttgattttgttcttattcaaaaaaaattcctgtttgttaattttgcgccaaatttgATATAATATTGTTTCGTCTCGGTGATTGGaacccaaaaagtaaaaaattactatgacttttacacaagtattatTGAAAATATTCAGGAAAATGTCCAAAAAAACTGATAATAGTTGATATAAAACCTTAAGAAACAAGTTTGTACCATTGCTCATCAACAAAACTCcataaatcaaaatttgattgctCCCAAGTCTCAAAACAGTTACTCCGTATTATGATGAACAAAGAATTTACAACTACTAACTACTACGCGTAGCCCTTTCTCTTTTGGCGACTTTATCTTTTTACTTTTGTAAACTTTTGACAAACAAGTCATAATACTTTTAAATAATTATCATTGAAAAATAGGAAGATGACTATGTACATTTAATTAGTTCATACATTATACTATCAACTACTAAAGTCAACCAATTTTATAACCGACTTGATTAAAAAGTCAACGAGAACCTTCCAATAGATGATCAATGCCGTTTGTGAAATTGCATTATATTTTTCTCAATAATATTAATTTGCCAAACAATAAGTCTTTCTTGCGAACTGGCTGTATTTAGATGATTTTGACTtatatatatcttttttctatttaaatatataagttcatttgttattttgtttatgttGCTTTCCTCGAATCCTCCTAGCATACTACAATTACAATACCGCGTACCTAACCTGTCTGTTGATTAGTGATGCAATGCATGTAATAATTGTGAAAATAGATTTTAGATTATGACATTAGATTATCGATTCTACATTATCGTAATACAAATAAACTTGTTTACTATAGCTATAAACTTGGGATTAAATTGCAATAAAAGCTGGTAATATTTACTGCAAAAATCAACTTTCGGAATACGTAGAATTTAAAAActgatatgaaaaaaaaaaaaaccaatcctAGTTCTCTATAATCGGATTTTAGACCCTGTCCAGCTTTCAGGAACCTCTAAAATCTGAGAAAATTttaatgagaattttttttttgtatataaacACTCACAACATTTTAAAAGCTAAAATCTTAAAATactttcataaaaaatttcataGATCACATGCAAAACATAAGGTAAGATGAAAAAATTATGTCGTTGTATAATacatgaaaattgaagaaattgcaaaattaTTTATCCCTTGCTATACggtaaaaaaaatgtgaatattGAAAGTGTGAAAATTAAGTGTTTTCGAAAATAAGTTAACATAAGAATGtgagaataataaaaataaaagtgtgaaaattaatttctcttaattctGGGATAGGCCGGCCGGTATGCAACTACGTCTTCTCCCTAGAGTAAGggatgaattttttattttttatcgataaaaaagattatttacatcatatataaaAAACAAAGTACTAACCCGGGACACTAAATCGATTGTGGGAGTTCACGAGGCAATCATgtccaacaactcaaccaatacaagataTAAGCTCATTACAGtgtagaaacaaataaagaaaagaaaagctcatctaaaagaaaaacactcACATGCATGTCGGTATGTGGAGAAATTCGAATTCCTGATCTATTAATGAGATTCAAGAATCCTTACCTACCAACTGAACTAGCCTCACTTGATTAAGGGATGACTTTTACAGGAGGTGATTATTTGCATGAAAATAATACTAGTAATATAGGCATGCGTACAACAGCCACGTCTTCTCTCTAAAGTCAAGGATGACTTTGTATATATAGAAGGTGATTAattgcatgattttttttttaataatatcaAAGGGCGGCATATATAACGGTTCTATGATTGTAAtgaggccccgttccactaAACTTAAAGTGGAATAAGTTAGTTTTGTttctatttgaattttttttcgtatttgttagttttgtgctaaacttttgtaaattattaattcgtctcaacaagaagaatcgaaaaagtttaaaaaaaaaattacttttacctgAAAAAGCCTAGCTTGTTCAGGTTTATAGATTTGCTatgtttcaaactttttcaataatcaaccCACAATTGATATATCAAAccaatcaaacaccaaaaaacaataaacagaAGAACACCAGATATACATAGAAAACCCTAAACggaaaaaaccacgggaaggaatcatgCACTAAAACCATTGTATGATTACAAGTAGTAGTTCTTATTCAGTGTTCACGTATACTCACCATGAATCCGAAGACCtacttgccgaatccacgttcATCGTACCTTTGCATGATCACAGAATCTTGAATCCTCAAGCCTTCCAAACGAATCGACTTTCGATCTCCACGAAAGGGCTTTTATGGAGATTGAATGTGTTGTAGTAGAAAACCCCTCGAAGATGATCCTTTAGAACGTAGGTATTGATAAACCTTCATTACTCTTCGAGGTGCACAAACCCTAGCCGCCAAAAATGTTGGGAGATGAGAAATATGAGTCCTCTCTTTTATTTTAGTGCTGGTCACGTTTTATGACCTATTAGGTTTGTATTTATAAGTAGGATCAAACTATACAATGAGCGCTTGTTTTGCTTGAGCAAAATCCTTTTTTACCAAAATGTGAAGACAGCCCTGTTGCTTGAGCGAAAGCCTCTTCTTCCAAAGTGTTAAGAACATACCCGTTTCACTTGACTAATCAACTACCGCACTCATAAAATAAATACACCCATGTGAGATTCCTTTCTACATCCTAGTACAGATGCTCtaaaaattaatcaaataaaCGTACAACTCGATAATAAAGAATACATGCAAATGTGAGTTTTGGTCATGAAAGTGCCAACCAAAAAGGAGCTCAGCCTATGAAGCTTAcattacccaaatattttgcaaaataaccactttttggcaaaaaaaaattgagtttgttTTTGCTAAAAGGTGGTtagtttcctcttcttcttctttttgctaaaaagtggttattttgcaaaatatttggataaaagtaaaataaaaaataaaaaaaaaaaacctccctctcgtttagacgaatcaataattcacaaaagtttggcacaaaactaaaaaacgggaaaaaaattgaataagaacaaaaaaatgctAAGTTAAACAGAACGGGGTCTTACAGTGATATTGTGAATTTAACTTCAGTGGAGAGGATGTTAATACTCcagttttgttttggttggttttgggATAATGGAATAACATAGTTTCTTCTGAAaacacgacaaaaaaaaaaaaaaatttctatggaGGAATGCCTTTTAATTGCtttattgtttttcttgtaaaagtacgagaaaaaataaaacgaaAACCACTTATTGATTCAAATTTAAGTTTAAAGCTCATCCAATTAACCTCTTTTGGATGGCCCAGAAATGTGAAATATATGTCTATGAATAATCTCATTCAGTTTGATGTGATAGTCAATGCATGTATATGTTTGAAATTGGATGGTTGAATTGTATGATGTAGCTAGCTATAGGCAACTCTCAAGTACAATTTCAAAGCAATGACCCGGCCAGCAGCTTCTCCAACCCGGGGGAATAGGCGGTTCGATAGGGAGACTTCGAAATTCTAATGGATGAACTATTTGCTTCTCATGTGAGACGGTAATCGCGCAATTTCAATTGCGTACTCTCACTACGTACAGTGAATTGGAATTTTCATTTCGAAGTCCTTTGGAAAATATAGAAATGGTGCGTTGTTAGTAACATTCTCAACATAGGATTCTTGTATCCTCAAGCTCCTGTCTCATTGGAATGATAATTAATATTTAACTCATATTAACAAGATGCAAAGATACCAAGCCCCCTCATCTCTTGCCTTCGGTTTAGTTTGTTGGACTACTGGTAAACCAACACATGTACTTTTACCAAATGTGTAAAAGACTATAAAGTCTGTGGGGACTGGTGATCGGATGGAGTCCCTCTTTGAGTCCTCTGGTCTGAACTAGCTCTGTCCCTTAGCCTGTACAGGATTCACACCGTTAGTGCCACACCTGTCGGAGACCAACCGGAAGGACACTATGATGGTCTAGTGAGTCTGCGTTCAAGAGGGCGAAAGTACAGGATTAAGGTTTGATCAGAGCCAGTTAGAACATAACATACCTCTTTGGGTTTATCCTTGTACCTTGTATAGACTCCCAAAGCCGGCCCAGAGCCAAAGCCTATGTTGCGACCgctttaggccttcaaaaaaatttaaatttcaggAGCGCCTCAAACTTTTTTACCCCTTATAATAGTCCAACAAAAGggtctcattttttattttcactttaaGTCCCTAAAAAGTCAGGCCCGGCTAAGAATCCTATGACTCGCTCTCTAAGTCAGGGCATGCCACGCACGCTCAGTAACCGCCTTCGACTGACATAAGAAGTGATGTATTGGATAAGGTTGCAACCATTCACATGCGTGATCTATCATCACATCACGTGATAACCGTATTGGCTGATGTCATCTATGACACATTGAACAAGACGGTTAATTGCACGTAGGTGAGTCGGGGCTGATCTGTTGGCCAAACCACGTGGCTGAGCCAACACGACACTTCGTAGAAGATTGCGTCATGTCCCGATTGAATGGGCACGGCGTTATCCGGATCGAGGTGACCAAGCCTCAGGGCTCGAGTAGCCGAGCATTAAGAACATTGAGCGGGAGGTCGGGCCCGTCGCTCTGCCTCCCGTGTCCGAAcccggatatttcggcccaGTACAAAGTCTATCAGATCCATATCCGATACTATGACGATTACCACATCACAAGATCTCTAAAAGGGATTGATTGGATATTCTTGGTATTTTGTAATTAAGCTTGATTAAACTACTCCTATAATAAGAAAATTGACGTCGGAAATGACCTTCTGCTGTAATTTATTGAATTGTGTACAATGTGTTTTGAAGTCGTAATTAATGGGGCCCTATTTTGAAGTGGAATgtggtggcctcggttactGTCTCGATAACCGAGCCAAATGGTTTGATCCAATGCCCTTTGAGGGGCTGGACAGCAACTAGGTAAAAGCTAATGGTCCCAATGTGATGTTCAGTTTATCGTTTGGTGATAAGACCTTAGTGCTTGCTTCAGTAATTATCAACAGTACGGAGTGTATCTGTTTCAGTGTTCCGGAAGCTGCCTAAGAGAAGTAGTTACACCAGATGGGACCCATGAGGATTGTGCGGCAAGCGTAATCATTGGGATCAGATCTAGCCATGTGCTCTGTAACCGCTTTGGCCCATTCGTCACTTATGAAGTCACCcaaggcggttacccgagcgtatcctccacgcgctagcttggaggccaagtaaacctaggtctataaatacaaagggatactcacctGGAGAGGTAAGCCATTCTACCCTAACCCTCGACCTACATTTCTctcctgagatctaacttgatcgtcggagggtcactgggctactccagccctagtgacttattGAAGGTCCAACAGCAGTAGCGCGGACCCGCGGAGGAAGGAGCCTAACCCAAACCACGatcaaggtcccgtcaaatcgaacccccacaattggcgactctgttggggactTAGCCATCCTCTCAGCGTTCATTTCCTTCTCTCCAGAAAACTCCGTTCTTCGTTCTTACTTCAGATATGGTGAAGGTCGAAGAAACACACCACAGTGACACCACCCTTGGGCTCGGCCTCCTCGTGGACCATAACCTAGCCTCCGGCAGAGCCAACGCCCTAGGGAAGCAATCAAAGTCAAGTCCGGGACCTCAACAATAGACGGGGGCCCATCCTCTGAACTCCACACCTACATTCGCCACCTGGAACGGAATATCGACGACCTAACAACGGTCGTGGAACGAGACAAGCACGTTTAGGATGAGTTGGCAGAGATCGAACATCTCCTCcagatctccccatctcattcctccgggagctGTGGCGAAAGAAAAAGCCATCATAGCCCTCCCCGCAGTCGCGAAGGAGGCCACCTGGTGGAGCTCCGAACTTGGCCCTCAGTCAAAGATCGCCTCGAGCCACCAGGTGTAAAGGATGGTCAAACCGAAAGGGGTGCATGGCATAGGGAACATTCTCGTTCCCCTAAGCAACCTCAAGGGAAACCATCTGCCTTCAAGAGGCTCGGAGCAGGAAGTGTCTCTGCTTCTTCCACTCATTCGGTTCGGATTGGCAAGGGGCAGCATGAATCCACCCCAAGCTTTACAAGGGTTGCCAAGGAAGACGACGGCCCCTTGGAGTTCCAGACGAAGGGATACCACGAGCGTCTGAAAAATGCCCGAACAAAAAGCCATATCGTTTCACACCCTAACAGAAGCCCGTAATAGAAGCCCAGTCACCAAACACCTTAAGCCTTTTCCTCGGGATAGCTACCAAAAAGATCGCCACGAGCGCTCTCCCCATAAGTCAGCAAGCATCGTCCCgaagagaaaggagtatgaaaGGTTGTATCAGCTTGTCCCAAAGAAGCGTATAGCGACCGAGCGTTCAGACGGTTCCGAGCGTTCAGACGGttccgaccgttcgatccgacctcatcgcgacgccAAGCTCGAAAGACTCGTGACCTCTCTTTTCACAAGAGAGATTGACTCAGTCACCCCCCCTCCCCAAAGGGATTTACCTAACCCAAATTTGTCAAGTACGATGGCAAGACCAAGACATACACTCATCTAGTCCAATACAAACTCCTCATGTCTCTCTTCCTCCGTAACAAACCTTCGGATGATGCCTTCTTGTGCAAGGTTTTCCTTGCCAGCCTCAGGAACCTAGGCCTCACATGGTTCAACCAGCTCCCAGCctggtcaatctcctcgtttgactccctctgtgatgccttcatggctcGGTTCGTCacaagcaacaagcacgagaaggagatcaaTTCCCTCCTCGCCCTCCGTAAACAAAATGACGAAATGCTCCACCAATATACCGGCCGCTActgggagttgttcaatgaaataGAAGGCTGTGACGGTGTCATTTcagcccgaggattcaagcttgGTCTCACTGCCCAGGATGAGCAGGTCTATGATGACCTCACTCGCCATAAGCCCAACTCCATGAAAGATCGAAGGCTGGTGCCAGCTCATCAAATCCAAAGCTAAGAGGGGCATCGGAAAGCCCACGAGCTCAAAGACAGCGTCCACCTCGGTGGCTGCCCCGGCTCCCATACCTGTTTCAAACCCTAAAAAGCaggtcaacaacatcaagcaGTCTCCGAGGAagggaccgaagccaagcgaCTTCAACGCCGAGAAAACCGTCTTTACCATTCCTATCTTTCGGATTATCGACCAAGTGAAAGATCagcctttcttctccttcccgaACCAAAAACTTGGCACCAAGAACGGGAAAATCAGGAACCCTATCGTCtgatgcagttaccacaacaAGCAATGTCACTTTACCATTGTCTGCAAGCCCTTCAATgcctacttggagcagcttgtcGCAGGAGGCCATCTCGGTAACCTCATTGACCACGAGAAGACCAAGGCTCGAGCATAGCGTGCCGAAAACCATACTGAAGAAGAGGTTCAAACGATCCATGTTATCCATGGCCCTCTGAACTCCGAGGCCGCTCGTATCATCCATGCCGAGCTGAATGACGCCTCTTCTTCCAAGCAGGTTATGTTGGTCGATCCTGAGCCAAAGCGCGCCAAAATCGATGATGGCTCCAAATGGACCATCACCTTTACCAAGAAAGACCTTGACTGTGTCCAGGTTCCACATAATGATGCCCTCATGGTCACCCTATGCATCGGAACCTTTAACGTCCAGTGCGTCCTCGTGGACCAAGACAACTCTGTCGAGGTCGTGTACTATTCTCTATTCAAGGATTTGAAGATCTCGgacaccgacctccgtccctctAAAGTCCCCCTCATCAGGTTCAATGGGGCTCCGATATGGCCCCTCGGCACCATCACTCTTCCCGTCCGCGCAGGATCTGTTGTCCTTGATATGGAATTTGTGGTGGTAGATGTTCCTAGCCCTAACAACGCAATTGTCGGGCGCACCTGGCTCCATAAGTTGAAGGCCATCGCCTTCACTTATCACTAGGTGGTCCGCTTCATTGGTTCTATTGGACGCCAGGATGACTTGTATGGAGATCAAACCATAGCCAAAAGATGTTATGTCAACGCGGTCCGAAGCAGTAAGCAGACTTCCCAAGTCAACCTCATCGAGGTTCCCGACGCCCTAGTTTTGGAAGATGTCGGCAGACCGGCGAATGAGAAAGCAATAGAAGATCTTGTCTCCGTCCCCATCACTGAAGACGGTTCCCGTTCTTTCCTTGTCGGGTCCTCACTTAGTGACACCAAACGGAACGAGATGGTTGACTTCttcaacaagaacaaaaaagtaTTCGCATGGACCCCGTATGAGATGCCCAGGGTCGATCCCTCATTTATCTGCCATGAGCTCAACATTGACCGAGCTAAACGCCCAATTGTGCAGCGAGCAAGGCGATCTTCCCCAGTCCACTCTGAAgctgtgattgaagaggtcCACCAACTCCTAAATGCGAAGGTCATCCAAGAAGTGCAGTACCCCAGGTGGTTAGCCAACACCGTGGTggtcaagaagaagaacggCAAGTGGCGGGTCTGCATCGATCATTCCAATCTCAATGATGCctgcccgaaggacttcttcCCCCTTTCGCAGATTGACTAGCTCGTCGACACCACAGTCAACCATGATCGACTCAGTTTTATGGACACCTACCGAGGCtaccatcaaattgccatgagcgaaggaGACGTCGAAAACACGGCCTTCATCACCCCCCACGGagttttcaaaaatctcatCATGCCCTTCGGCCTAAAGAATGTCAGGGCCACTTTTCAATggatgataaccaagatgtttgaGCGTTTACTAGGCGACACCATGATGGCTTACATCGACGATATGGTAATCAAAAGCATGTTCGCCAGTGATCACCTGACGCACCTCGCTGAAGCCTTTGAAATCCTCAAAAACCACAAGCTCTGCCA
This region includes:
- the LOC131306941 gene encoding uncharacterized protein LOC131306941, translating into MVTLCIGTFNVQCVLVDQDNSVEVVYYSLFKDLKISDTDLRPSKVPLIRFNGAPIWPLGTITLPVRAGSVVLDMEFVVVDVPSPNNAIDDLYGDQTIAKRCYVNAVRSSKQTSQVNLIEVPDALVLEDVGRPANEKAIEDLVSVPITEDGSRSFLVGSSLSDTKRNEMVDFFNKNKKVFAWTPYEMPRVDPSFICHELNIDRAKRPIVQRARRSSPVHSEAVIEEVHQLLNAKVIQEVQYPRWLANTVVVKKKNGKWRVCIDHSNLNDACPKDFFPLSQID